Proteins encoded in a region of the Haloglomus salinum genome:
- a CDS encoding archaeosine biosynthesis radical SAM protein RaSEA produces MSTDEPSPEVYESGRGMDAHNEAMREIRARRDETYDPREPTRVWLDEDNTPDGTRQSLTIILNTGGCRWARAGGCTMCGYVAESVEGGSVSHEDLMAQVEKCLEHEAENAEEPARLIKIYTSGSFLDEREVPAETRAAIGETFADRERMVVESLPDFVAAERLADFTEQGLETDVAIGLETATDRVRHDCVNKYFDFADFEAACAEARDADAGVKAYLLMKPPFLSEAEALEDMKSSVRRCASVEGCHTVSMNPCNVQRYTMVEDIFHEGGYRPPWLWSVAEVLESTADADAIVVSDPVGHGSDRGPHNCGECDDNVQTAIKDFDLRQDPSVFEQVSCECELTWEAVVEREQSFGMPLAR; encoded by the coding sequence ATGAGTACGGACGAGCCGAGCCCGGAGGTCTACGAGTCGGGCCGCGGGATGGACGCGCACAACGAGGCGATGCGCGAGATCCGCGCCCGGCGCGACGAGACCTACGACCCCCGCGAGCCCACCCGGGTCTGGCTCGACGAGGACAACACGCCGGACGGGACCCGACAGTCGCTGACCATCATCCTGAACACGGGCGGCTGCCGGTGGGCCCGCGCCGGCGGCTGCACGATGTGTGGCTACGTCGCCGAGTCCGTCGAGGGCGGCAGCGTCAGCCACGAGGACCTGATGGCGCAGGTCGAGAAATGCCTCGAGCACGAGGCCGAGAACGCCGAGGAGCCCGCGCGCCTCATCAAGATCTACACGTCGGGCTCCTTCCTCGACGAGCGCGAGGTGCCGGCCGAGACCCGCGCCGCCATCGGCGAGACGTTCGCCGACCGCGAGCGCATGGTCGTCGAGTCGCTGCCGGACTTCGTCGCGGCCGAGCGGCTCGCGGACTTCACCGAACAGGGGCTGGAGACGGACGTGGCCATCGGCCTGGAGACGGCGACCGACCGCGTCCGCCACGACTGCGTGAACAAGTACTTCGACTTCGCCGACTTCGAGGCCGCCTGTGCCGAGGCGCGCGACGCCGATGCCGGCGTGAAGGCGTACCTCCTGATGAAGCCGCCCTTCCTCTCGGAGGCGGAGGCGCTGGAGGACATGAAATCGAGCGTCCGGCGCTGTGCCTCGGTCGAGGGCTGCCACACCGTCTCGATGAACCCCTGCAACGTCCAGCGCTACACGATGGTCGAGGACATCTTCCACGAGGGGGGCTACCGACCGCCGTGGCTCTGGTCGGTCGCCGAGGTACTCGAATCGACCGCGGACGCCGACGCCATCGTCGTCTCGGACCCCGTCGGCCACGGCTCCGACCGCGGGCCCCACAACTGCGGCGAGTGCGACGACAACGTCCAGACGGCTATCAAGGACTTCGACCTCCGGCAGGACCCCTCCGTCTTCGAGCAGGTGTCGTGTGAGTGCGAACTGACGTGGGAGGCGGTCGTGGAGCGAGAGCAGTCGTTCGGGATGCCGCTCGCACGGTAG